TAATCATCCGGAAGCTCATTGCAGTTAATGATGTACCACACTGGTCTCTCTTCTTCAAATAACCTGCACAGTCGAAACAAAATGcattttgaaaaatagaaaCGGAAACAAAATTAACATCTTGATGTGAACTTTTTTGTGTAGGGACaactttcaattcttttaagtTCCTAAACTAGTTTCCTAACTCCCATTGGTTGGTGCATACACAATTAAGGGCTACTCAATCGGACTGTTCTTTAGAGTAGTTTGGTTCCAAGAGCAGGGTTCTTGTTTCTCTCGGCTCCCCATCACAAACTTATTGCAGTAACGCTTGATTTTTATTAAAGCAGAGAGTAAATAAACCCTTTCTTGATTTATTAATGATGAATGAGGGCAATATAAATAGTCAAGAGTACAGCAGTTGCTAGAGTAGTTCCAAGTAGTTACAAGAACTGTTTTTAACagtatttataataaaaatgtaACAAACTTTGATTTACTCTGATAATTTTGTAGTTATATTTAGGTAACAATGAGCAAAATGGATGGATTTGTGtagggaaaagagaaaagagcaagagggagagggagagacTTACATATGCTTGCAAAGTGTCGGGCATCGCACCGTAAGTGCATACTTACACGTTGATAGTTCTGTGATAGAATTGATCATGGCTCTGGGCGGTTCTGAGCAAACAAATCTAACCTGCAATGTAATTAAGAATCAAGATCAGTAATGgggaaaaagttaaaaaagaaaagaaggtaATATAGTAAATTGTTAATTACTTTGTACCTCAGTTTCTCGTGGTTGGTTTGTGAGGTCGCACATGGTTCCATTTGTGTAGTGATGGGCATGATACCTGAGTGAGTCAGATCGGTCATTATTTTGAGAAATTGAAATTAGTTGTCTATGTAACAAATGATAGATCTTGTATCTTTGGCACAAATTTTGTGTATGACATAACTCAATGAAGCACCAATCTTACTCTTGCAATCTTCAACACATTTCATTATGACCTTACTTGAACAAGATCTGTTTTATAAGTTGTTCAGCAGTTATGGTGTCTTTGGATTCAACTCATATGATCAATCAAACCTTTCTAAATCGCATACAAACTTCCAGTCATTTTTGTATGTGTAATATTTGACATATGTAAGAATCGACTATGGAAGAAATACGAAGCCAAATTAAAAGTAGAACGCCGAATGAAGTTGTTCCTACTTTTTCATGATGCCTCCAACTTACTAGTTTCGAGAAGTGATAGAACTAGAGAAACTACAAGCTGTACTGAATGAAGATCGCCTTTTACTATTACCTAAAGCCTGTTCATAATTTCTTTACTTGTAACTAAATGAAAACAAAAGCACACCTTTGGGATGCATCTTTTGAGCGAGGATCCTTCAAAGTAGATATATCAGAGAGATTCTCATTGAGTTTAGCAGTTGCCTCTGCATCATAGACGCCCAATATAAACTCCTGAACTACCTGTAAGATAAAATGACGAGAACTTCAAGATCTATACTACTTGACAAACATGATTTTGCGTTTTTTATTAAGCAATAAACCATGATAGTTTCCTCCCATATTCATAAGCTAATTAGAAAATTACATATAGGCATTAAGGATAAGAGACTACCTTTTCATCCTCCAAATGaaattgtcttagtgttttctGGTAACAAAATTCATATGTCCACCAACCCTCTTGCTGCAAAAAGAAGTTAATGATCCAAGGTCAACAATGTCAATTGTTCAGGGCACAATCATCAAATGTTTTACCTAAAAATGCATTTATTTTACCACAAACGACCTTAGTATCTAATAGTTTTAGTGTTGAGGGCAATAAAGGCACCTAGTCTCACGTGAGGCCAGGCATGCACACATTTGCAATTTTTGAACACATTATCTACTtacaatatattatttaaaaaaacaaaaattaaaaaactaagaaaatgtCTTTGGATCttgtttgaaaataaaattgatttttctttaattctcatttgataaccatttgTCATTTGGTTTGTGAACATTAAGCTTGTTTGCTCACAATTATTTCTTAAGGAAGAATTTGAATTCTTAGTCGGattctaaaaacaaaactattttttttagttttccaaactggacttcaattttaaaacatttttcaaaGACTCAAAAGTAGATAACAAACAAAAGGAACTTATAGGTGGAAGTCATTTTTAGAagcataattttcaaaaaccaaaaattaaaaatcaaattgtTAGTTGGGGTGCTGATTTCTGAAGCCACACATTCAAAAACAGTGCTTCCATCTTACTTTTTGGTTAAGATATAATTCTAAAATGCATATATAATAGTCATCAGATGCATGCAAAACTATATTCAGCAATAGATCCTAACCCCATTTCTAGGGTTCTAAACCTACTgatccccccccccccaataTCTAGGCTTCTCTATTATTCTCATTGTATatctctcttgtactttgagtttatTATTAGTAATATAGAAGCTTgtctccttttcaaaaaaaaagcAATAGATCCTAACCCTGACAAAGCATTGCTCTTTCAATGCCTCAAGCAGCTCGTCTGGAGTCTTCAATTTGACTCGCTTCTCAGATTCCACAATCATGCTACTCATGTTCAGTTGAATAGATGGTTTTCCGCTCTTGGACTTCTCCACCTTAGGCAAGTAACACAAgtaattctttccatttttattgGGCATAAACACAGATTCCTGGTCTTCATCCTGCAAAAAAACATAGCAAGTTCAGACCTACATATTCTTAAATTCCAAAGACAGATATCATACATTTTAGGGAAAGAAGATTTTGTCTGGGGTTTCTGCACCAATCTTGGTTGATCTAAAAATTATTAAAGAGGAGGTAGAAAAAGATGAGAAGCTTCAAAAAGTAGTAAATGAGTGGAAAAATGACAATGGGCAGAGAGATAATAAGTTCTCAGTGAAGAATGGGATGCTGCACTATAAGAACCGATTGGTTCTAACAAAAACTTCATCCTTGATTCCAGCAGTGTTAAATACCTTCCATGATTCAGTAGTTGGGGGTCATTCTGGATTCCTAAGAACGTATAAAACGTTGACAAGTGAATTGTATTGGGAAGGTATGAAAGTCTGATGTGAAGAGGCATTGCGATGAATGTTTGACATGCCAACGAAATAAGACTTTGGCATTATCACCGGCTGGCCTACTGGTACCTTCGGAAGTTCCGCAACAAGTCTGGAGTGATATTTCCATGGACTTTGTTGAAGGATTACCAAAAGCTAGAGGTTTTGAAGTAGTATTAGTAGTGGTTGACCGTTTGAGCAAGTATGGTCACTTTCTGCCATTAAAACATCCTTACACAGCCAAGACAGTAGCAGATTTATTTGTAAAGGAGATTGTTCGGCTACATGGATTTAATTCATCCATTGTTTCTAATAGAGACAAGATTTTTCTCGGCCACTTTTGGAAGCAAATGTTCAGATTGGCTGGCACGAAGCTAAATAAGAGTACTGCTTATCATCCGCAGTCCGATGGCCAAACTGAAGTAGTAAACGGGGGATTGGAAACCTACCTGCGGTGTTTCTGTAGTGAGAAGCCGAAGGAATAGGTATCATGGCTGCCGTGGGCGGAATTTTGGTACAATACCACTTTCCAGAGGGCATTGGGAGTATCTCTGTTTCAAGTAGTGTATGGTCGTAAACCTCCTTCGTTATTGTCGTACGGGGAAGGTGACACTTCTAATTCTACGCTGGATGAGCAATTGAGAGAAAGAGATATAATTTTGGTGGCATTGCGGGAACATCTTATTTTGGCCCAGCAGCAGATGAAACAATATGCTGACCATAAAAGGAGGAATGTAGAATATCAAGTTGGTGACTTGGTTTTCCTAAAGATTCGACCCTACAGACAACTCACATTAAGGAGAAAAAGGAATGAAAAactttctccaaaatattttGGGCCTTATAAAATCTTGGAAAGAATTGGTACAGTAGCGTATAAGCTGGATTTACCAGCAAATACTGCTTTACATCCAGTTTTCCATGTCTCCCAGTCAAAGAAACTTGTGGGTGATCACGCAGGGGTGCATTCGACGATACAGTACATCAATGAAAATACGGAATGGCAAGAACAACTGGAAGACATTCTTGAGTATCAGAAGAATAAAGCTGGTGGCTGGGAAGTATTGATTTGTTGGAAAGGACTTCCTAGACACGAAGCTTCATGGGAGGAAGTAGTGTTAGACCTCCCATTAAGTTTgtttataaaagaaagaataaaaagcACGTGTAAAATGTGAGGGAGGGAAGTCGGTTAGTTGGCTAGTATAAAAGTTAGTTGTTCATGTGAAGGATTAGTGTTGCATCTCGAGAGGAGATCAACTGAGTTGTAGTACCGAATTGATATTTCATCAATTCGTTTTGTAAATTTCTGTTGAAATAAACAAGGAAGATCATACCAAAGATAGTGTTCTATCAACTTTGCGATAAGGAAAAGAGTACTGTAACTTGTAAGGCAGACGGGATTGTAAATGGAAATGTGCCTTTCCCCCACATCTGGGGACATAATACAGGCTCAATCAATATCTCAACTATTCAAGTTGATGGAGAAAATTACCAATAAAACTTCATGAAAGGAGAAGGTGTTTTAATTTGCAGTTACATTTGCAGCAGAATTTAGCACATATAGTGACTTAATTATCAAGCATCTAAGTGATACAGAGCACACAGAGGCCACCTTCCTAATTCCTCTGCAGTCTTCCATACTGCATCTTAACGACCAGTCTCATGTAGAGGCCATCTAAGACAGTCTCGGAGTTCAAGAAATCATTTGCATACCAAATATGCCTATTGCTTAGTAACAAAAGGATGAAACTGGAATTTTAATTTGCTTCAAAATTTGGTGCCTTGGGTCATTGTAACTCAGAAACGTTTTCCTTATTTATTCATTGTATTTAAACATGCCAAACAAAATAATCAACTATCCATCTCCAAGGCCATTCCTTATATGTCTCTCTCCATCCTATGTCTCATGTGTCAAAGCCATTATGAATTCCCTGCTCAtcttttttttccattgttCTTATGCTTCTCGATTTTGGCATATTGTGTTGGAAGCTTTTGACAGGTCATTAGCTTGTTCTGATAATAATTCATCTTTATTGTTGGGGCATACTTTTCATGATACAAAGAAGATAATTTGGTTGGCCAATATTCAAGCTTTCTTTTGAACTCTATGGGACGAGCATAATAAACGTCTTTCCAGAGTTTCTTTTTCAGCGGTTGATAATTTCATAGATTTGGCTCTATCTACAGCTAAGAACTCTATGGGACTCTTTGTAATGGTAATTTGGGGTTTTCCCTTAATTCATTTACTCAATGAAATGTTTCTCATCTAAAAGAAATCTTCAAACCCCTTTCTTAAATCCTCTGTCTCGGAGAAAGAAGACAACTGAAGAATATATTTCACAGAATGGGAATATatattgtataaaataaaaactaggCGAACAGAGAAACCATAAGATGATAAATTCAAACaaagaaacaacaaaatatGATAACTGGAGATTTCTATCAGTTTTGATTTTGTAAAGGCGTACATTATATGCTAGGTTTACTTAATCGAGGATATCTGAAGCAAACTCATTTTGAGTTAACAAGAGCGAGGTAGAGATGCCTAAGACCCAAAAGATTCCCATCTAATAACATTATATAAGCGAACAGGATCCTACTAATATCAAGAATCAACAACTAAGTATACCAAAAAGCTTACAGGATTGTAAGGAGAGTCTTGTTGATGGAATTCAATATTGTATTTTGGCCCACGAGAGTTGCGACTAAATGTTCCACCTGCTAATCAACAATCGGAAATTAGAGAAAATAAAATTCCATACTAACAAGTAACCATCGTTATAAACAAAAGCAATAAATGTAAAGATGCTACGCCTCTGTACATTTTGAAGTTTCATTTTGTGTTAAACAACCTAAGAAATACCACCCTCTGGAGTTCGCTAATTCCAATATGCGAGACATGTATTATCAAAGATTGTACAAGACATCTAGTTCGTAAGTTTTCaagaaaaagttaaagaaaaagaaaatgagggAAAGAATTTTTACCTAATTGAGCTGGGAAGATCTGATCAGCTAACGCAAAGTGGCAAAGATAACCAGCTAAAAGGATCAACCACAGCAATTGCGTCATCTCTGCGTCCTAAAACGCATGTACAATGGTGAAAACGAGGGAAGCAAAGTTTTTGGGTCAGGAATTTCAGCTAGGGGAGGAAGAGCGGCGACGGCGACGGCGACGGCGACGTcgagaggaagaagaaattgGGTCTTTGGGTTTTACGGCCTGGTGTAGTCGATATTGAGTGATGAACTTACACATATGCTTGACCAATAAGAACTTGACAAGTTGTGGGAAGGGGGAATTGGATTGACTATCTCAAAAAGATGGGTTGGGTATGGTTCTTAATGGGCTTTGCCATTGGGCTTTGCTTCCCCTTCCCCCGGTTCCCCAACTAGATCAACCAAGTTCCTAAACTTAAATTTTCAcatctacatttttttatttggtttttttttttaaaaaaaagaaatcttttaaagtttttttaaacaattttaccattttttttatttatatttgatttatgttcacaggtcttttcaaaaaatacgcatcaaaatatatataacaatttcaaaacggaaaaaacccacATGTCCATAGTAGAAAATACTAACAATATCCCGTCAATAAGTTTgagtatatgatcgtttaaatttgatcatATAGATTTCGCTCAAATCTAAACttcaatcgtttaaattttatcatataGATTTTGCTCAAATCTAAACTTTTCAAGATTTATTGGACGTTAGTATACGAtcttaaacaattaaataacactttgaagaaaataaataaatatagatattttatatttgaataaaaagaagaaagatgatggaaaaaaaatcaaattccaCGTCAGGAAAGACTTATACATTTCCTATTTATTAATGTACTTGACAATGGAGGGAGAAAATGTATTTAATAAAACTTTTTAGATTAAATTGGAGAGATTATTCATataatattgtaatttttttttttcattttcttcgaTTTGAAGAGGTATTTTTTCGATTTTTCAATTTGGATAGAGAAAAAAcatcattttattttctatttcaCATCTTAGGGTGTCTTCTCATTTTTCATATTCGACTTTTAATATTATGTGATATATACCTTTGTTTTGTTACTATTATTTATTTCAATGTAATATATTTCATTgatttattaatataacaaggGAAACTTTCgtaaacataataaaatatcaaactatttacaatttaaccaaatccataaaattagtcattttttaaatatttcaggtttaaccttccatctttttttctcTTACTCGCGATtcctttcatcgtcttcctcaatttctttcatcgtctttcttcttttttttcttttttttttctactgcgatttctttacatcgtctttcttcttttctgattctttttttacatcatttactatgtgatttcttttcctttttttacttcaaatttggataacc
The sequence above is drawn from the Cucumis melo cultivar AY chromosome 2, USDA_Cmelo_AY_1.0, whole genome shotgun sequence genome and encodes:
- the LOC103487399 gene encoding protein OS-9 homolog isoform X1 translates to MTQLLWLILLAGYLCHFALADQIFPAQLAGGTFSRNSRGPKYNIEFHQQDSPYNPDEDQESVFMPNKNGKNYLCYLPKVEKSKSGKPSIQLNMSSMIVESEKRVKLKTPDELLEALKEQCFVRQEGWWTYEFCYQKTLRQFHLEDEKVVQEFILGVYDAEATAKLNENLSDISTLKDPRSKDASQRYHAHHYTNGTMCDLTNQPRETEVRFVCSEPPRAMINSITELSTCKYALTVRCPTLCKHMLFEEERPVWYIINCNELPDDYKETERSEESTDEIVMVTDIKYPKNESED
- the LOC103487399 gene encoding protein OS-9 homolog isoform X2, translated to MTQLLWLILLAGYLCHFALADQIFPAQLGGTFSRNSRGPKYNIEFHQQDSPYNPDEDQESVFMPNKNGKNYLCYLPKVEKSKSGKPSIQLNMSSMIVESEKRVKLKTPDELLEALKEQCFVRQEGWWTYEFCYQKTLRQFHLEDEKVVQEFILGVYDAEATAKLNENLSDISTLKDPRSKDASQRYHAHHYTNGTMCDLTNQPRETEVRFVCSEPPRAMINSITELSTCKYALTVRCPTLCKHMLFEEERPVWYIINCNELPDDYKETERSEESTDEIVMVTDIKYPKNESED